In the Bordetella genomosp. 10 genome, one interval contains:
- a CDS encoding 3-oxoacid CoA-transferase subunit A, with the protein MIDKRMKSIAEAVAGIKDGDVLLVGGFGTSGRPAELMRGVLELGARDLTIVANNATIGQDIVGDLMRAGRIRKMVCSFPRGLQGKTIFDELYAAGKIELELVPQGTLAERIRAGAAGIGGFFTRTAAGTRLAQGKETRLIDGEQYVFEKPLRGDVALIKALRGDRWGNLVYHRGARINNPVMAGAAKLAIAQVSEIVELGALDPEHIVTPANFIDRLVEVRP; encoded by the coding sequence ATGATAGACAAACGCATGAAGTCCATCGCCGAGGCGGTGGCCGGCATCAAGGACGGCGACGTGCTGCTGGTGGGCGGTTTCGGCACGTCGGGCCGGCCGGCGGAATTGATGCGCGGCGTGCTGGAGCTCGGCGCGCGCGATCTCACCATCGTGGCCAATAACGCGACCATCGGGCAGGACATCGTCGGCGACCTGATGCGCGCCGGACGCATCCGCAAGATGGTGTGCTCCTTCCCGCGCGGCCTGCAAGGCAAGACCATCTTCGACGAGCTCTACGCCGCCGGCAAGATCGAACTGGAGCTGGTGCCGCAGGGGACGCTGGCCGAACGCATCCGCGCCGGCGCCGCCGGCATCGGCGGATTCTTCACCCGCACCGCCGCCGGCACGCGGCTGGCGCAGGGCAAGGAAACCCGCCTCATCGACGGCGAGCAATACGTCTTCGAGAAACCGCTGCGCGGCGACGTGGCCTTGATCAAGGCGCTGCGGGGCGACCGCTGGGGCAACCTGGTCTACCACCGCGGCGCGCGCATCAACAATCCCGTCATGGCGGGGGCGGCGAAGCTGGCCATCGCGCAGGTCAGCGAAATCGTCGAACTGGGCGCGCTCGATCCCGAGCACATCGTGACGCCCGCCAATTTCATCGATCGCCTGGTGGAGGTCCGGCCATGA
- a CDS encoding Bug family tripartite tricarboxylate transporter substrate binding protein: protein MTPLISRHLARMAAGLALGVCAAAAHADYPDHPIQAISPYAAGGANDFLTRLMAQHMGTVLKTTIVVENKAGANGIVGAGFVAKSAPDGYTLLMGNSATHGTNPTLYKQMPYDPDKDFAPVGMVASVPIVLAVNAKLGIDNIAGLLAYAKSHPGKLAFGSSGVGGTGHLCGEAFKAETGLDMVHVPYKGDAPAVADAMGGQVQMAFVGVASAAPLLASGKIKILAVASAHRSGSLPNVPTMAEAGYKDIQFAQWYALVTRAGTPAPVIEKLNAATKVVLAREDVKKSLATQGADPEYMTPDQLRTFYRSEIKRFADIITRLGIKAE, encoded by the coding sequence ATGACACCCCTGATTTCCCGACACCTGGCCCGCATGGCCGCGGGCCTCGCCCTGGGCGTGTGCGCGGCCGCCGCGCACGCCGACTATCCCGATCACCCCATCCAGGCCATTTCGCCCTATGCCGCGGGCGGCGCCAACGACTTCCTCACCCGCCTGATGGCGCAGCACATGGGCACCGTGCTGAAGACCACCATCGTGGTCGAGAACAAGGCCGGCGCCAACGGCATCGTGGGCGCCGGTTTCGTCGCCAAGTCGGCGCCGGACGGCTACACCCTGCTCATGGGCAACAGCGCGACCCACGGCACCAATCCGACCTTGTACAAGCAGATGCCCTACGACCCGGACAAGGATTTCGCGCCGGTGGGCATGGTGGCGTCGGTGCCCATCGTGCTGGCCGTCAACGCCAAGCTGGGCATCGACAACATCGCCGGACTGCTGGCCTATGCGAAATCCCATCCCGGCAAGCTGGCCTTCGGCAGCAGCGGCGTGGGCGGCACCGGCCACCTGTGCGGCGAGGCCTTCAAGGCGGAAACGGGGCTGGACATGGTCCACGTTCCCTACAAGGGCGACGCCCCGGCCGTGGCCGACGCCATGGGCGGGCAAGTGCAGATGGCCTTCGTCGGCGTGGCGTCGGCGGCGCCGCTGCTGGCATCGGGCAAGATCAAGATCCTGGCCGTGGCCAGCGCCCATCGCTCGGGCTCGCTGCCCAACGTGCCCACCATGGCCGAGGCCGGATACAAGGACATCCAGTTCGCCCAATGGTATGCGCTGGTCACCCGCGCGGGCACGCCGGCGCCGGTCATCGAGAAACTGAACGCGGCGACCAAGGTCGTCCTGGCGCGCGAGGACGTGAAGAAAAGCCTGGCGACGCAGGGCGCCGATCCGGAGTACATGACGCCGGACCAGTTGCGCACTTTCTATCGTTCCGAGATCAAGCGCTTCGCGGACATCATCACGCGGCTGGGGATCAAGGCGGAATAA
- a CDS encoding chloride channel protein: protein MNHHSHKRDFAVNGRLPLMMGLAVLIGVLATGAAFVLLALIHLCTNLFFYGAFSFAERSPALNTLGGWVVLVPVAGGLIVGLMARFGSDKIRGHGIPEAIESILFGKSRMSPKVAVLKPLSSGVAIGSGGPFGAEGPIIMTGGALGSLIGQCVALTAAERKTLLVAGATAGMTAVFGTPVAAVLLAVELLLFEWRPRSLLPVALACAVAGFARMLVFGSDPLFAMQTAMPGATALLSCLVAGLLSGALAAGLSLALYKTEDTFGRLRVHWMWWPALAGVVIGIGGLLEPRALGVGYDVIDDLLHQHIVLQAALALLAVKAAIWVVALGSGTSGGVLAPLLMLGARLGVVLSPILPGGDPTLWPLVCMAATLGATLGAPLTAIVFAFGVTHDSNAFLPLLAATLAAHGFVTVTMRRSIMTEKIARRGHHIFREYGVDPLERHHVDEVMTRDPAAIDASMTLRAVMAGPFGAGQQWRAYPVVEEGAVLGLVDRAAVLAMQARAGLDGLDQRIGDVLEPRDLALALPQETCRQVATRLASRGLERVAVVQDLAGRRLLGIVTRSDLLKPSASHFDEEHKRERFWLRPDAAMAPENDYPMAPRSE from the coding sequence ATGAACCACCATTCCCATAAACGCGACTTTGCCGTCAACGGCAGGCTTCCCTTGATGATGGGGCTGGCCGTGCTGATCGGCGTGCTGGCGACCGGCGCGGCCTTCGTGCTGCTGGCGCTGATCCACCTCTGCACCAACCTGTTCTTCTACGGCGCCTTCTCTTTCGCCGAGCGCTCGCCGGCGCTGAATACGCTGGGCGGCTGGGTGGTCCTGGTGCCGGTGGCGGGCGGCCTGATCGTCGGCCTGATGGCGCGCTTCGGCTCCGACAAGATCCGCGGCCATGGCATTCCCGAGGCCATCGAATCCATCCTGTTCGGCAAGAGCCGCATGTCGCCCAAGGTGGCGGTGCTCAAGCCCTTGTCGTCGGGCGTGGCCATCGGCAGCGGCGGTCCCTTCGGCGCCGAGGGCCCCATCATCATGACGGGGGGCGCGTTGGGATCGTTGATCGGCCAATGCGTGGCGTTGACCGCGGCCGAGCGCAAGACCTTGCTGGTGGCGGGCGCGACCGCCGGCATGACGGCGGTGTTCGGCACGCCGGTGGCGGCGGTGCTGCTGGCGGTCGAGCTGCTGCTGTTCGAATGGCGTCCGCGCAGCCTGCTGCCGGTGGCGCTGGCCTGCGCCGTGGCGGGTTTCGCCCGCATGCTGGTGTTCGGGTCGGATCCGCTGTTCGCCATGCAGACCGCCATGCCCGGCGCCACGGCGCTGCTGTCCTGCCTGGTAGCCGGCCTGCTGTCCGGCGCGCTGGCCGCCGGCTTGTCGCTGGCGCTGTACAAGACGGAAGACACGTTCGGCCGCCTGCGCGTGCACTGGATGTGGTGGCCGGCGCTGGCCGGCGTGGTCATCGGCATCGGCGGCCTGCTGGAGCCGCGCGCGCTGGGCGTGGGCTATGACGTCATCGACGACCTGCTGCATCAGCACATTGTCTTGCAGGCCGCCCTGGCGCTGCTGGCCGTGAAGGCCGCGATCTGGGTGGTGGCGCTCGGCTCGGGGACCTCGGGCGGCGTGCTCGCGCCCTTGCTGATGCTGGGCGCGAGGCTTGGCGTCGTGCTCAGTCCCATCCTGCCCGGCGGCGATCCCACGCTGTGGCCGCTGGTCTGCATGGCCGCCACGCTGGGCGCCACCTTGGGCGCGCCGCTGACGGCCATCGTCTTCGCCTTCGGCGTGACGCACGATTCGAACGCCTTCCTGCCGCTGCTGGCGGCGACGCTGGCGGCCCACGGCTTCGTCACGGTGACCATGCGCCGCTCCATCATGACCGAGAAGATCGCGCGCCGCGGGCACCATATTTTCCGCGAATACGGCGTGGATCCGCTGGAGCGGCATCACGTGGACGAGGTCATGACCCGGGACCCGGCCGCCATCGATGCGTCGATGACCTTGCGCGCCGTGATGGCCGGCCCCTTCGGCGCGGGCCAGCAGTGGCGCGCCTATCCGGTGGTGGAGGAGGGCGCCGTGCTGGGGCTGGTCGACCGCGCCGCCGTCCTGGCCATGCAGGCGCGGGCCGGCCTGGATGGGCTGGACCAGCGCATCGGCGACGTGCTGGAGCCGCGCGATCTCGCGCTGGCCTTGCCGCAGGAAACCTGCCGCCAGGTCGCCACGCGGCTGGCCTCGCGCGGCCTGGAGCGCGTGGCCGTGGTCCAGGACCTGGCCGGCCGGCGCCTGCTGGGCATCGTCACGCGCAGCGACCTGCTCAAGCCTTCGGCCAGCCATTTCGATGAAGAGCACAAGCGGGAGCGTTTCTGGTTGCGGCCGGACGCCGCGATGGCGCCGGAAAACGACTACCCGATGGCGCCGCGAAGCGAGTAA
- a CDS encoding MarR family winged helix-turn-helix transcriptional regulator — protein MTTPSNLRKADFEQLSEFRYQMRRFERFSERAAQDAGITPLQYLLLLHIKGFPGRDWATVGELAERLQAQHHGVVALVTRCEGHKLVERRPGAHDRRQVEVHLLEAGERLLVRLAALHRAELKSLRGAFSVPQIDL, from the coding sequence ATGACCACCCCCTCGAATCTTCGCAAGGCCGACTTCGAGCAGCTCTCCGAATTCCGCTACCAGATGCGCCGCTTCGAACGCTTTTCCGAGCGTGCGGCGCAGGACGCCGGGATCACCCCGCTGCAATACCTCCTGCTCCTGCACATCAAGGGCTTTCCGGGCCGCGACTGGGCGACCGTGGGCGAGCTGGCGGAACGCCTGCAGGCGCAACACCACGGCGTGGTGGCCCTGGTCACGCGCTGCGAAGGCCACAAGCTGGTGGAACGTCGGCCGGGGGCGCACGACCGCCGCCAGGTCGAGGTGCATCTGCTCGAAGCGGGCGAGCGCCTGCTCGTCCGGCTGGCCGCGTTGCATCGCGCCGAACTCAAGTCGCTGCGCGGCGCCTTCTCGGTGCCGCAGATCGATCTTTGA
- a CDS encoding MaoC family dehydratase, whose translation MLEVDTPYDLQRYVGQSLGTSDWLEIDQARIDAFAAVSGDDNWIHVDVERARRELPDGKTIAHGMLTLSLVTFLGAGICRVRQRSRGINYGSNKVRFTAPVQCGARVRLHRTLDAYDPVDGGARLTFGNRIEIEGMSRPAMVAETISVMYAKEAQP comes from the coding sequence ATGCTTGAAGTGGATACACCCTATGACCTGCAGCGCTACGTCGGCCAGTCGCTGGGGACCAGCGATTGGCTGGAGATCGACCAGGCGCGCATCGACGCCTTCGCCGCCGTCTCGGGCGACGACAACTGGATCCACGTCGACGTGGAACGCGCCCGTCGCGAGCTGCCGGACGGCAAGACCATCGCGCACGGCATGCTGACGCTGTCGCTGGTCACCTTTCTCGGCGCCGGGATCTGCCGCGTGCGGCAACGCTCGCGCGGCATCAACTACGGGTCCAACAAAGTGCGCTTCACCGCGCCCGTGCAGTGCGGCGCGCGCGTCCGCCTGCATCGCACCCTGGACGCCTACGACCCCGTCGACGGCGGCGCGCGGCTGACCTTCGGCAACCGCATCGAGATCGAAGGCATGTCGCGTCCGGCGATGGTGGCCGAGACGATTTCGGTGATGTACGCGAAGGAGGCGCAGCCATGA
- a CDS encoding NAD(P)H-dependent flavin oxidoreductase has translation MKTAITRLLGIEHPIVQGGMQWVARAELVAAVSNAGALGVLTALTQPTPEDLAREIQRVRSMTDRPFAVNLTILPTLKPVPYDAYRDVIIDSGVGIVETAGNNPAQHMPAFKAAGIKVIHKCTTPRHARKAEQIGVDAVSIDGFECAGHVGEDDIPGLILIPATVAQVGIPVIASGGFGDGRGLVAALALGAEGINMGTRFMCTRESPVHDNIKQTIVANSEADTILILRSLRNSSRVARTALARSVVEMEQAGLGIAEIGPKVAGGKGRRVYEEGDVEEGIWTVGMVQGLIDDVPTCAELVARIMRQAEGLVRERLPALVES, from the coding sequence TTGAAGACCGCGATCACCCGACTGCTCGGCATCGAGCACCCCATCGTCCAAGGCGGCATGCAATGGGTCGCGCGCGCGGAACTCGTGGCCGCGGTGTCCAACGCCGGCGCGCTGGGCGTGCTGACGGCCCTGACCCAGCCGACGCCGGAGGACCTGGCCAGGGAAATCCAGCGCGTGCGGTCGATGACGGACCGGCCGTTTGCCGTCAACCTGACGATACTGCCCACGCTCAAGCCCGTTCCCTACGACGCCTACCGCGACGTCATCATCGACAGCGGCGTCGGCATCGTCGAAACGGCGGGCAATAACCCGGCCCAGCACATGCCGGCCTTCAAGGCCGCCGGCATCAAGGTCATCCACAAGTGCACCACGCCGCGCCACGCCCGCAAGGCCGAGCAGATCGGCGTGGACGCGGTCAGCATCGACGGCTTCGAATGCGCGGGCCACGTGGGCGAGGACGACATCCCCGGCCTGATCCTGATCCCCGCGACGGTGGCACAGGTCGGCATTCCGGTGATCGCTTCCGGCGGCTTCGGCGACGGGCGCGGGCTGGTGGCGGCGCTGGCGCTGGGCGCGGAGGGCATCAACATGGGCACCCGCTTCATGTGCACGCGGGAATCGCCCGTGCACGACAACATCAAGCAGACCATCGTCGCCAACAGCGAGGCCGACACCATCCTGATCCTGCGCAGCCTGCGCAACAGCAGCCGCGTGGCCCGCACCGCCCTGGCGCGCAGCGTGGTCGAGATGGAGCAGGCCGGCCTGGGCATCGCCGAGATCGGGCCTAAGGTGGCCGGCGGCAAGGGCCGGCGCGTCTACGAAGAGGGCGACGTCGAGGAGGGCATCTGGACGGTGGGCATGGTGCAGGGCCTGATCGACGACGTGCCGACCTGCGCGGAGCTGGTGGCGCGCATCATGCGCCAGGCCGAAGGCCTGGTGCGCGAGCGGCTGCCGGCCCTGGTGGAAAGCTAA
- a CDS encoding enoyl-CoA hydratase-related protein → MKHSETRTSAAPSVAETGDAAASQELLQRQEGRLLVLTLNRPARRNALSPGLYAALLRALGAAAADDDVGAVVLTGAGGAFCAGGDVSRMAASAGGGDQGSSAGAPALSFEQKMAALRRRTGICELLHTMPKPTIAMLRGPAVGAGLSLALACDLRYADTTARLRTGFVDVGLPGDFGGHYFLPRLVGMAKARELYFTSPMLDASAALALGLVNAVSEPDALESTVMGVARRLADGPRVAIAHMKANLNDAAGLSLPEMLDRECWRHVRCTQTADHREAAAAFVEKRAPVFGQPDPA, encoded by the coding sequence GTGAAGCACAGCGAGACGCGGACGAGCGCCGCGCCCTCCGTCGCGGAGACGGGGGATGCAGCAGCCAGCCAGGAATTGCTGCAAAGGCAGGAGGGACGCCTGCTCGTCCTGACCTTGAACCGGCCGGCGCGCCGCAATGCGCTCAGTCCCGGCCTGTATGCGGCCTTGCTGCGGGCACTGGGCGCGGCGGCCGCCGATGACGATGTGGGCGCGGTGGTGCTGACCGGCGCGGGCGGGGCCTTTTGCGCGGGTGGCGATGTGTCGCGCATGGCTGCCAGTGCTGGCGGCGGCGATCAGGGTTCGTCCGCAGGGGCGCCGGCGCTGTCCTTTGAACAGAAGATGGCGGCCCTGCGGCGGCGTACCGGCATCTGCGAGTTACTGCACACCATGCCCAAGCCCACCATCGCGATGCTGCGCGGCCCGGCGGTGGGCGCCGGGCTCAGCCTGGCCCTGGCTTGCGATCTGCGTTATGCGGACACGACGGCGCGGCTGCGCACCGGTTTCGTCGACGTCGGGCTGCCGGGAGATTTCGGCGGGCATTATTTCCTGCCGCGTCTGGTCGGCATGGCCAAGGCGCGCGAGCTTTACTTCACGTCGCCCATGCTGGACGCGTCCGCCGCGCTGGCGCTGGGGCTGGTCAATGCGGTGTCCGAGCCGGATGCGCTGGAAAGTACGGTAATGGGCGTCGCGCGCCGCCTGGCCGACGGCCCCCGCGTCGCCATCGCGCACATGAAGGCGAACCTGAACGACGCCGCCGGCCTGTCCCTGCCGGAAATGCTGGACCGCGAGTGCTGGCGCCACGTGCGCTGCACCCAGACCGCCGACCACCGCGAGGCCGCGGCCGCCTTCGTCGAAAAGCGCGCGCCGGTCTTCGGCCAGCCCGACCCGGCATGA
- a CDS encoding thiolase: protein MTVSLQRGRAAIVGVAESDLGEVGPGFSPIDLMAQGVQRALADCGLSLRDVDGLFCATTQSRMAGLALAEYLRLPEAHIDSTSTGGSSFMGHLARAVEAVEAGVCQVAVVAYGSTQRSLGRKNTSPGERNPYEAPFKPFLPPTAYALAAARHMHEFGTTREQLAEVAVAARQWALLNPAAWEKTPLTVEDVLSSRMVSHPLTIRDCCLVSDGGGALVIASAQRARGLRKAPAYLLGAGHATTHLSISNMPDLVRTGAGRAGELAYAQAGIGPRDVDVVGVYDAFTINTILFLEDLGFCAKGEGGAFVSGGHIAPGGGLPVNTNGGGLSYCHPGMYGLFLLVEAVRQLRGECGARQVADAEIALAHGNGGVLSSQYTVILGGAGTI from the coding sequence ATGACGGTATCCCTGCAACGTGGCCGCGCCGCCATTGTCGGCGTGGCCGAGTCGGACCTGGGCGAAGTCGGCCCGGGCTTTTCCCCTATCGACCTGATGGCGCAGGGCGTGCAGCGGGCCCTGGCCGATTGCGGCCTGTCCCTGCGCGACGTGGACGGCCTGTTCTGCGCCACCACGCAGAGCCGCATGGCCGGCCTGGCGCTGGCGGAGTACCTGCGCCTTCCCGAGGCCCACATCGATTCGACCTCGACCGGCGGTTCGTCCTTCATGGGGCATCTGGCGCGCGCCGTGGAGGCCGTCGAGGCGGGCGTGTGCCAGGTGGCCGTGGTCGCCTACGGCAGCACGCAGCGGTCGCTGGGGCGCAAGAACACCAGCCCGGGCGAGCGCAATCCCTACGAGGCGCCCTTCAAGCCTTTCCTGCCGCCGACCGCCTACGCGCTGGCCGCCGCCCGCCACATGCACGAGTTCGGCACCACGCGGGAGCAACTGGCGGAAGTCGCCGTCGCGGCGCGGCAGTGGGCCTTGCTCAATCCCGCGGCCTGGGAGAAAACGCCGCTGACGGTCGAGGACGTGCTGTCCTCGCGCATGGTCAGCCATCCCCTGACGATACGCGACTGCTGCCTGGTGAGCGACGGCGGCGGGGCGCTGGTGATCGCGTCGGCGCAACGGGCGCGCGGCCTGCGCAAGGCGCCGGCGTATCTGCTGGGCGCGGGGCACGCGACCACGCACCTGTCGATCTCCAATATGCCGGATCTGGTGCGCACGGGCGCCGGCCGCGCCGGCGAATTGGCCTATGCGCAGGCCGGCATAGGACCGCGCGACGTGGACGTGGTCGGCGTCTACGACGCCTTTACCATCAATACGATCCTCTTCCTGGAAGACCTGGGCTTCTGCGCCAAGGGCGAGGGCGGCGCTTTCGTCAGCGGCGGCCATATCGCGCCGGGCGGCGGACTGCCCGTCAATACCAACGGCGGCGGCCTGTCCTACTGCCATCCCGGCATGTACGGCTTGTTCCTGCTGGTCGAGGCCGTTCGCCAGTTGCGCGGCGAATGCGGGGCGCGCCAGGTGGCGGACGCGGAAATCGCGCTGGCGCACGGCAACGGCGGCGTGCTGTCCTCGCAGTACACCGTGATCCTGGGCGGCGCGGGGACGATCTAG
- a CDS encoding SDR family oxidoreductase, translating to MSKLCEGRVVIVTGAGRGIGREYALQLAAHGAKVVVNDLGVSRDGVGQDLSAAQSVVDEIRAAGGEAVANGDDVADWNGARHMIESTVAHYGALHALVNNAGILRDRMLVNMEESEWDAVVNVHLKGTFAPAHHAAVHWRSQQKLSGEPVDGRIINTSSSSGLYGNIGQTNYGAAKAGIAALTIIAARELKRYGVTVNAISPHAQTRMTENLRERTEAEIAARHPRWIAPVVVWLASAASAEVTGRVFEVGGGHLSAMEGWHRGPEAEPVDDPERIGPVLLDLARRARRNADMKGNDLD from the coding sequence ATGAGCAAGCTATGTGAGGGCCGCGTCGTCATCGTGACGGGCGCCGGGCGCGGCATCGGCCGCGAGTACGCGCTGCAGTTGGCGGCGCACGGCGCCAAGGTGGTGGTCAACGACCTGGGCGTGTCGCGCGACGGCGTCGGCCAGGACCTGTCGGCGGCGCAATCCGTGGTGGACGAGATCCGCGCCGCCGGCGGCGAGGCGGTGGCCAACGGCGACGACGTGGCGGACTGGAACGGCGCGCGGCACATGATCGAAAGCACGGTCGCGCATTACGGCGCCCTGCACGCCCTGGTGAACAACGCCGGCATCCTGCGCGACCGGATGCTGGTGAACATGGAGGAAAGCGAGTGGGACGCCGTCGTCAACGTGCACCTGAAGGGCACGTTCGCGCCGGCGCACCATGCCGCCGTGCACTGGCGCAGCCAGCAGAAGCTGTCGGGCGAGCCGGTCGACGGGCGCATCATCAATACCTCGTCGTCCTCCGGCCTCTACGGCAACATCGGCCAGACCAACTATGGCGCGGCCAAGGCCGGCATCGCCGCGCTGACGATCATCGCGGCGCGCGAGCTGAAACGCTATGGCGTGACGGTCAACGCCATCTCGCCGCACGCGCAGACCCGCATGACGGAGAACCTGCGCGAGCGCACGGAAGCAGAAATCGCCGCGCGGCATCCGCGCTGGATCGCGCCCGTGGTCGTCTGGCTGGCCAGTGCCGCCAGCGCCGAGGTGACCGGGCGCGTGTTCGAGGTGGGCGGCGGCCATCTGTCGGCCATGGAAGGGTGGCACCGCGGGCCGGAGGCCGAGCCGGTGGACGATCCCGAGCGCATCGGTCCGGTGCTGCTGGACCTGGCGCGCCGCGCCCGCCGCAACGCCGACATGAAAGGCAACGACCTGGATTGA
- a CDS encoding IclR family transcriptional regulator, with amino-acid sequence MSPSIPTPSASAAAGTQTLHRAVALLRLITANNRSGSRLVDLYRRTGLERPTAHRILQGMIAEQLIRQDSRSKRYYLGSLLYEMGLAAAPKLALRDICHPYLETLAEQTGDTVFMTVRSGFDGVCVARADGSFPIKMFVLDVGRHRPLNVGAGGLAVLSALPDDEIQRICRVNVARTQRKNPRFTDAQLRASIAATRRRGYATNKVMDNPPVHSVGLVVRYPDGTPAAGISVSTLASRLGKDRLEMVVRCLGDAVESIEADLRRHLARDEVARAEPETA; translated from the coding sequence ATGAGTCCCAGCATTCCCACGCCCTCGGCCAGCGCGGCCGCGGGCACCCAGACCTTGCACCGCGCGGTGGCGCTGCTGCGCCTGATCACCGCCAACAATCGCAGCGGCAGCCGCCTGGTGGACCTGTACCGCCGCACCGGCCTGGAACGCCCCACGGCGCACCGCATCCTGCAAGGCATGATCGCCGAGCAACTGATACGGCAGGACAGCCGCAGCAAGCGCTACTACCTGGGTTCGCTGCTGTACGAAATGGGCCTGGCCGCGGCGCCCAAGCTGGCGCTGCGCGATATCTGCCATCCCTACCTGGAGACCCTGGCGGAGCAGACCGGCGACACCGTCTTCATGACCGTGCGCTCGGGCTTCGACGGCGTCTGCGTCGCGCGCGCGGATGGTTCGTTCCCGATCAAGATGTTCGTGCTCGACGTCGGCCGGCACCGTCCGCTGAACGTCGGCGCGGGCGGCCTGGCGGTGCTGAGCGCGCTGCCCGACGACGAGATCCAGCGCATCTGCCGCGTCAACGTGGCGCGCACCCAGCGCAAGAACCCGCGCTTCACCGACGCGCAACTGCGCGCCAGCATCGCCGCCACCCGCCGGCGCGGCTACGCCACCAACAAGGTCATGGACAACCCGCCCGTGCATTCCGTCGGCCTGGTGGTCCGCTATCCGGACGGCACCCCGGCCGCGGGCATCAGCGTCTCGACGCTGGCCTCGCGCCTGGGCAAGGACCGCCTGGAGATGGTCGTGCGCTGCCTGGGCGACGCGGTGGAATCGATCGAGGCCGACCTGCGCCGCCACCTGGCCCGCGACGAGGTGGCGCGCGCCGAACCGGAAACGGCGTGA
- a CDS encoding Zn-ribbon domain-containing OB-fold protein — MTAQAQGAPSGGRSPYAIYVEHLRAGRLAYQYSRGADKAVFFPRVLCPYTGDDCLEWRVSSGLGTVYSTSVVHPRKGEPYNVALIDCDEGFRLMSRVEDLPASDVAIGLRVRLRVHAPDTEDDDPYPVFIPAE; from the coding sequence ATGACGGCGCAAGCCCAGGGCGCTCCGTCCGGCGGCCGCTCGCCCTACGCCATCTACGTCGAGCACCTGCGCGCGGGCCGCCTGGCTTATCAATACAGCCGCGGCGCGGACAAGGCGGTGTTCTTTCCCCGCGTGCTGTGCCCCTATACCGGCGACGATTGCCTGGAGTGGCGCGTCAGCAGCGGCCTGGGGACGGTGTACAGCACGTCCGTCGTCCACCCGCGCAAGGGCGAGCCCTACAACGTCGCGCTGATCGACTGCGACGAGGGCTTTCGCCTGATGAGCCGGGTCGAGGACCTGCCCGCTTCCGACGTCGCCATCGGCCTGCGCGTGCGCTTGCGCGTGCACGCGCCGGACACCGAGGACGACGATCCCTATCCTGTATTCATCCCGGCGGAGTGA
- a CDS encoding 3-oxoacid CoA-transferase subunit B gives MKTDRDAKSSPAIAAAGRKGLSRQEMARVAAHDIPEGSCVNLGIGVPTLIADYVPAGRELLLHSEQGLLGLGPAPRPGEEDPDVLNAGKQFVTLLPGASVFSHSDSFLMVRGGHIDIACLGAFQVAANGDLANWTTDAEGQIPGVGGAMDLAAGAARVWVLMEHVQKSGEPRILEHCTYPLTAAGCVDRIYTDLAVIEVTPAGLVVSRLLEGMDFAELQAVTGARLSLAPDCGPYVPAAVTAGPSHHHQGGGR, from the coding sequence ATGAAGACAGACCGCGATGCCAAGAGCAGCCCCGCCATTGCCGCGGCCGGCCGCAAGGGCCTGAGCCGCCAGGAGATGGCGCGTGTCGCCGCGCACGATATCCCGGAGGGCAGTTGCGTCAACCTGGGCATAGGCGTGCCCACGCTCATCGCCGATTACGTGCCGGCCGGGCGCGAACTGCTGCTGCACAGCGAACAGGGCCTGCTGGGCCTGGGGCCGGCGCCGCGGCCGGGAGAGGAAGACCCGGACGTGCTGAATGCGGGCAAGCAGTTCGTGACGCTGCTGCCGGGCGCGTCGGTGTTCAGCCACAGCGATTCGTTCCTGATGGTGCGCGGCGGCCACATCGACATCGCCTGCCTGGGGGCCTTCCAGGTCGCCGCCAATGGCGACCTGGCCAACTGGACGACCGACGCCGAAGGGCAGATCCCCGGCGTGGGCGGCGCCATGGACCTGGCGGCGGGCGCGGCCCGGGTATGGGTGCTGATGGAGCACGTCCAGAAGTCCGGCGAACCGCGCATCCTGGAGCACTGCACCTATCCCCTGACGGCCGCCGGCTGCGTGGACCGTATCTATACCGACCTGGCGGTGATCGAGGTGACGCCGGCGGGACTGGTCGTCAGCCGGCTGCTGGAAGGCATGGATTTCGCCGAATTGCAGGCCGTGACGGGCGCGCGGCTGTCGCTCGCGCCGGATTGCGGTCCCTATGTTCCCGCCGCCGTGACGGCGGGGCCCAGCCATCATCATCAAGGAGGCGGCCGTTGA